In Luteolibacter rhizosphaerae, the genomic window TTGCGAGGGCAATACCGGCCACAACGAGGTGGTGCAGGTGGTCTATGACCCGAAGAAGCTCCCGACCGAGAAGCTGCTGGAGTGGTTCTGGGAACTCCACGACCCGACGACCCTGAATCGCCAGGGCGCCGACGTGGGCACCCAGTATCGCTCCGGGATCTATTATCACACCGAGGCCCAGAAAACGATTGCCGAGGCCTCCAAGAAGGAGTTCCAGCCGCACTTCAAGGACCCGATCGTGACCGAGATCATGAAGGCCGAGACCTTCTACCCGGCGGAAAACTACCACCAGGACTACTACTTCCAGAACAAGACCCAGAACGGCTACTGCCGCGTGGTGATCGAGCCGAAGCTCAAGAAGCTGAAGCTGAAGCACTGATTCCTGCCACGGACTGCGGTGGAAGCGACCCGGCCATCACCTCGGCTCCTTGTCGCGGGCACGGACAAAAGCTGCCATGCGCTCGCGTGGCGGCCCGGCCAAGCATCCCCCTTCTTCTCGAAGCAGCCGGTTGACCGCCTTTTGCCTGCCTGATCTGGGACCACGGGATTGACTGCCCGCCGAAGGAAGAGCTTGCGATTTCACGATCACTTGTGGAGGCAGGCTGTCGCTACGTGGTCTGCGGCGGGCAGGATTGCGAGGACTGGCATGATGCCGTCGACATGGCCTTCGTTCTGGCAAATGCCGATGAACCGGGCGGCGCGGATGCAGCTCCTTTGGTGATGACCACCTGGCATGAGAAGGAGTCTCCGGACGAGGTGGCCTTCCATTTCATCCACCTGACCGATTTCGAGGACGTGGCTTTCCGGAACTACCTAGTCCTGCACCTCGGCGCGGGACCGGAAGAACAACCACTCGAAGCCACGGTGATAAGCCATGCCCTGCACCGCTGGCAAGCTGGCGGCGGCGGGATTTAATCTGGCCTCCGGCGGGCGCTCTCTGGTCTTCTCTGGCCATGTCCAAATACGCCGGT contains:
- the msrA gene encoding peptide-methionine (S)-S-oxide reductase MsrA, with the translated sequence MKRRHLLALLCFLPTLASCEPEKAMSEDAKKPAPLPKVPEGAETLTLGAGCFWCVEAVYKQIEGVYSATSGYMGGTLANPTYQQVCEGNTGHNEVVQVVYDPKKLPTEKLLEWFWELHDPTTLNRQGADVGTQYRSGIYYHTEAQKTIAEASKKEFQPHFKDPIVTEIMKAETFYPAENYHQDYYFQNKTQNGYCRVVIEPKLKKLKLKH
- a CDS encoding DUF7684 family protein, with protein sequence MDCPPKEELAISRSLVEAGCRYVVCGGQDCEDWHDAVDMAFVLANADEPGGADAAPLVMTTWHEKESPDEVAFHFIHLTDFEDVAFRNYLVLHLGAGPEEQPLEATVISHALHRWQAGGGGI